One segment of Rosa chinensis cultivar Old Blush chromosome 6, RchiOBHm-V2, whole genome shotgun sequence DNA contains the following:
- the LOC112171388 gene encoding zinc finger BED domain-containing protein RICESLEEPER 2-like — protein MARAKKVAARPHPTASGLEDSSTATSPSAPREIELFLQQVQPSKLLRVQTSKFLLLQEYDKVVKGKDAEGNDVDIVLSPNVSKSQRVLVGDKSLGNKLTAVAYDQDDYVDATVEMIVMDELPFSFVEKKGFNRFCGRVCPLFKVPSRRKLVRRFLCIYDAHKKELSKIMKEYRVCLTTDTWTSVQNINYMVLTAHFIDVDWKMHKRVINFCVIQNHQGATIGRLIESCLPQWEIEKVLTITVDNASTNKSALEWLRSKMNKCSSYKTVLGGKYMHVRCTAHITNLIVGHGLKRLQKSVLAIRNAVKYVRSSPNRLDSFRKAVEKEKLPLTGLVCLDVPTRWNSTYLMLEAALKFKKAFARMEEDDDELYLGYFKEPEEEYDEEGNVVPSKNKRNRVGPPEEPDWDKAEIFVDLLRVFYDVTLRVSASLHPTVNTTFHDVVTMERNIENLFIAPEMATGSDTENVLTDMAANMRSKFLKYYGGFTDLNHLVIVGLVLDARFKLRNYTHFLKEEGMEDVDVQSRTNEIRSLLMALYDEVQLFLFQFFEY, from the exons ATGGCTAGAGCAAAGAAGGTAGCTGCTCGGCCTCATCCAACAGCTTCGGGGCTTGAAGACTCTTCAACCGCAACTTCACCTTCTGCTCCTCGGGAAATTGAACTCTTCCTCCAGCAAGTTCAACCCAGCAAGCTCTTACGGGTTCAAACCAGCAAGTTCCTACTCCTGCAA GAGTATGATAAGGTTGTCAAGGGAAAAGATGCTGAAGGGAATGATGTAGATATT GTATTATCCCCAAATGTTAGTAAGAGTCAGAGGGTTCTTGTGGGAGATAAATCTCTAGGAAACAAACTTACTGCAGTAGCTTATGATCAAGATGACTATGTCGATGCGACAGTCGAAATGATTGTCATGGATGAGTTGCCTTTTAGCTTTGTTGAGAAAAAAGGTTTTAACCGGTTTTGTGGTAGAGTGTGCCCTTTGTTTAAAGTACCCTCTCGTAGGAAACTAGTTAGAAGGTTCCTATGCATATATGATGCACACAAAAAAGAACTATCCAAAATTATGAAGGAGTATAGAGTGTGTCTCACAACGGACACTTGGACTAGTGTCCAAAACATCAATTATATGGTGCTGACTGCCCATTTTATTGATGTTGATTGGAAGATGCACAAGAGGGTTATAAATTTTTGTGTTATCCAAAACCATCAAGGGGCAACCATAGGTAGACTTATAGAGTCTTGTTTGCCGCAGTGGGAGATTGAGAAGGTGTTGACCATAACTGTTGATAATGCATCTACAAATAAGTCGGCTTTAGAGTGGCTTAGATCAAAGATGAATAAGTGTTCATCTTACAAAACAGTTTTAGGTGGTAAATACATGCATGTGAGGTGCACAGCTCACATAACCAATTTGATAGTGGGACATGGCTTGAAGAGGCTGCAAAAGAGTGTTTTAGCCATTAGGAATGCTGTCAAGTATGTTAGGTCTTCACCTAATAGACTAGACAGCTTTAGGAAAGCTGTCGAGAAAGAAAAGCTTCCTCTTACAGGGCTGGTTTGTTTAGATGTCCCAACTAGGTGGAATTCAACTTATCTAATGTTGGAGGCAGCCTTGAAGTTTAAGAAGGCTTTTGCAAGgatggaggaagatgatgatgagctTTATCTAGGTTATTTCAAGGAACCAGAGGAGGAATATGATGAGGAAGGCAATGTCGTTCCTAGTaagaacaaaagaaacagaGTTGGGCCTCCGGAGGAACCAGATTGGGACAAGGCTGAGATTTTTGTTGATTTGCTTAGAGTATTTTATGATGTGACCCTTAGAGTTAGTGCAAGCTTGCATCCAACTGTGAATACAACATTCCATGATGTTGTTACCATGGAGAGAAACATAGAAAACCTCTTCATTGCACCCGAGATGGCAACTGGTTCCGACACTGAAAATGTATTAACTGATATGGCTGCAAATATGAGAAGCAAATTCTTGAAGTACTATGGTGGCTTTACAGACCTGAACCACTTGGTTATTGTTGGACTTGTGCTAGATGCAAGATTCAAGCTTAGGAATTATACACATTTTTTGAAGGAAGAGGGTATGGAAGATGTCGATGTGCAAAGTAGAACTAATGAGATTAGATCTTTGTTAATGGCGCTATATGATGAGGTACAACtctttttatttcagttttttgAATATTAG